The DNA sequence CTCTTATTGATTCAGACCATTATTTTACCGGGCTGATTTTCACAGCTCCTGTTCCATCCGCCACCTAATTTGGATTAACCATGTCAGAAATCAGCCGCGCCGTACTGTTCGGCAAACTGGATACGCTGTTATTTACCTCGCTGGAAAGCGCTACCGCCTTTTGTAAACTGCGCGGCAACCCTTATGTAGAGCTGGTGCACTGGCTGCATCAGCTGATGCAGCAGCAGGATGGGGATCTGCAACAGCTGATCCGCCATTTTTCACTGGATGAAGATGCGCTAACCCGCGATATCGTGGCGGCGCTGGATCGCCTGCCGCGCGGCGCAAGTGCGGTATCCGATTTGTCCGAGCACATCGACAGCGCGGTTGAACGCGCCTGGGTCTATGGCTCGCTGAAGTTTGGCGTGCAGCAAATCCGTGGTGGCCATCTGCTGATCGGCATGCTGAAAACCTTTAACCTGGCGAACCTGCTGAAGGGCATCTCATCTCAGTTCAGCCGCATCAGCGCCGACGCGCTGCTGGAACAGTTCGACAGCGTGTTTGCCAACAGCAAAGAGGCGCAGCAGGTTACCGCCGCGCCGCGACAGACCGATGGCGCGGTGCCGCAGCAGCAAAGTACGCTGGCGCAGTATGCTCAGGATCTGACTGCGCGGGCGCGCGAAGGCAAAATCGATCCGGTTGCCGGCCGTGACGAAGAGATCCGCCAGATGGTAGACATTCTGATGCGTCGTCGCCAGAACAACCCGCTGCTCACCGGTGAAGCGGGCGTGGGTAAAACGGCGGTGGTGGAAGGGCTGGCGCTGCGGATGGCAGCGGGCGACGTGCCGGAGCCGTTGCAAAACGTACAGCTGTGGCTGCTGGATATCGGCATGTTACAGGCAGGTGCAGGCATGAAGGGCGAGTTCGAGGCGCGCCTTCAGGCGCTGATCAATGAAGTGCAATCCAGCCCAACGCCAATCATTCTGTTTATCGACGAAATCCATACGCTGGTAGGCGCGGGCGGCCAGCAGGGCACCGGCGATGCCGCTAACCTGCTGAAACCGGCACTGGCGCGTGGCCAGCTGCGTACTATCGGTGCCACTACCTGGGCGGAATACAAAAAGTATATCGAGAAAGATCCGGCATTAACGCGGCGTTTCCAGACGGTGCAGGTGCAGGAGCCTGACGAAGAAAAAGCGCTGCTGATGCTGCGCAGCACCGTCAGCCCGCTGGAAAAACATCACCGCGTGCTGCTGCTGGATGAAGCGGTTGCCGCCGCCGTGAAGCTTTCCCACCGCTACATTCCTGCTCGCCAGCTGCCGGACAAAGCCGTGGCGCTGCTGGATACCGCCTGCGCCCGCGTGGCCGTGAGTCAGAGCGCGCAGCCGCCGCAGCTGGAAGATTGCCTGCACCGCATCCACGCGCTGGAGATTGAAAAAGAGATTGCCGAACGCGAAGCGAAAGTGGCGATTGGCGATGCCGCCCGCGTGACCAGGCTAAACGAGCAGCTCGCCGAACTGGCGGTGCAGCGTGACGAACTGACCCACCGCTGGCAGTCAGAGCGCGAACTGGTCGATGGCATTATCGCGCTGCGCGCGCAGCTACATGGAGACGAAGCGGAAGATATTGCGGCTATCCATCAGCAGCTTGCCGAACGCCAGCAGCAGCTGAAAGCGTTGCAGGGCGAAGCGCCGCTGCTGTTTGCCGCCGTGGAGGCGAACGTTGTTGCTGCGGTGGTCTCCGACTGGACCGGCATCCCGCTGGGCCGCATGGTAAAAAACGAAATCGAAGCGGTATTGAAGCTGGCGGACACGCTGAACGAGCGCGTGATTGGTCAGCGTCACGGTCTGGATCTGATTGCCAAACGCGTTCGTACTTCCCGTGCAAAACTGGACGATCCAAACAAGCCGGTCGGCGTGTTTATGCTATGTGGCCCTTCCGGCGTGGGTAAAACCGAAACCGCGCTGGCGCTGGCGGAAACGCTGTACGGCGGCGAGCAGAACATCATCACCATCAACATGAGCGAATTCCAGGAAGCCCACACCGTTTCCACCCTGAAGGGCGCGCCTCCGGGCTATGTCGGTTACGGCGAAGGCGGCGTACTGACCGAGGCCGTGCGTCGTCGTCCTTACAGCGTGGTGCTGCTGGATGAAATTGAGAAAGCGCACCCGGACGTGCATGAAATCTTCTTCCAGGTATTTGATAAAGGCTGGATGGAGGATGGCGAAGGCCGGCACATCGATTTTCGCAATACGTTAATTATTCTGACCTCCAACGTCGGCACGCAGCTTATCAGCGCGATGTGCGCCGATCCGGATTTGATGCCGGAGCCGGACGCGCTGGCGGGTGCGCTGCGGGCACCGCTGCTGGAAGTTTTCCCGCCTGCCTTGCTGGGTCGCCTGCTAGTGGTGCCTTACTACCCGCTGAGCGATGAGATGCTGGCCAGCATTGTTCGTTTACAACTGAAGCGCGTTCAGCGACGTCTTGAGCAAAACCACGGCATCACTTCTGAAGTCGATGACAGCGTGATCGACCTTATCGTTCAGCGCTGTACTGAGGTAGAATCCGGGGGCCGTATGGTCGACGCCATCCTTACCAATACGCTGCTGCCGCAGATGAGCCAGATGCTGCTGGTCGCCAGCAGTAACGAAGAACACTACAAACGCCTGCGCGTAAGCCTGCACGACGGCGAGTTCCAGTGTCAGTTTGAGGCGTAAGCCTGTACCTATCAGAGAGTTGTCCATTATGTCAGAACAAGATAAACCGCGAGCGATCCACAATGCGCTGCCGGTGGGCTACCGCTTTAACGAGTTTGAAATCAAGGAAGTGATTGGCGGCGGCGGCTTTGGCATCGTCTATCGAGCCTGGGATCATCAGCTGGAACGCACCATCGCGATTAAAGAGTTTATGCCCGCCTCGCTGGCAGTGCGTAACGATGACCTGACGCTGGTGCTGCGCAGCGAGCGCTTCAGCAAAACTTTCCACGCCGGACTGAACAGCTTTATTCAGGAAGCGCGTCTGCTGGCGCGCTTTAACCATCCGAACCTGCTGCACGTGCTGCGCTTCTGGGTGCAGAACGACACCGCTTATATGGGTACCGCGTTTTACAGCGGCACCACGCTGTCTCAGCTGCACAATCTGCGCCCGGAGATGATCAGCGAAGCCTGGATCCGCTGCCTGCTGCCGCCGCTGTTTGGTGCGATCAACACCATTCATCAGGAAGGGTATCTGCATCGCGATATCTCGCTGGATAACATTCAAATCCAGGAGAATGGCGTGCCGGTGCTGCTGGACTTCGGTTCAGCGCGAAAAGCGATTGGCAACCTGTCCGATGAAACGGAGACCATGCTCAAGCCGGGCTTTGCGCCGATTGAGCAGTACAGCGACGACAACGAGAGCGAGCAGGGGACCTGGACTGACATCTACGCGCTGGGCGCGGTGCTGCATACGCTGATTGTTGGCGCGCCGCCGCCGGTGAGCGTGGTGCGCAGCATCGAAGACAACTATCAGCCGCTGGTTCAGCTGAAGCCGGAAGGCTACTCGCTGCCGCTGCTGCATGCTATTGACCGGGCGCTGGCGCTGCAACCGGAAGATCGTCCGCAGACGGTCGATCAGCTGGCCGCGCTGATGGAGCTTTCTCCTGGCGATATCAACGAGATCTTTGAAGTAAAAGTCAGCGGGCCTGGCACGATGCTGGTGCCGGTTGCAGAAGAAGAAGCGGCAGCAGCAAGCAAAACCGCCGGGCTGAAGCGCTTTATGGTGCCAGGGCTGATTGCGGCAGGTGTGCTGGTGGGGATTGGTGTGGGGGCGCTGATCGCCGGTGGCGGTAGCGATGACCAGCCGCAAACGGCTTCCACCACGGAGACGGCCCGGCCGCCAGCTGCCAGTCAGGCACCGGCAGCCACCGCGAGTACGGCGGCACCAGCCGCTCAGCATAACGAACCGGCTGCGCCACCCCCACCGCCGGAACCGGTCGCGCAGATCTATATCAAGCTGCTGCCGGGCGACGAAGTGGCGATGAACGGCAACCCGCAGGCGCTGGTGCCGTCGCCGAACGGTTTCGCCATGCTGCAACTGCCGCCGGGCGACTATCGCTTCAGCATCAGCAACGGTGGCCACACCCGCGCTCAGAGCATCACCGTCGATAAAGAAGGCGTATGGCTGCTTAACCCGCAAAGCTAATTGTTTTCGCCCGGCACCGCGTCGGGCCACTTCAGGAAATAAACAATGGATGAATATATCTATCATATTGCTAAAAAGCGTATTGCCTTTGACAATATAAAACAGCAGGGCCTGGTTCCGGCTGCCCGTTTATCGGGGGCATCTGTTGCTCAACGTGAAGGGGCTTTCGCCACTGACCGGGCTAAAAATTCAGAAAAGAAAGAAATATTGAAGCTAAGAGGCGCACTTTACTTGGGTGCAACCCGAGGTTATACCCTTGAGGAAATAAAAAATAAGAATTATATGTTCACCGCTATTCCCGTCGATCTGAATAGCGATCGGGAGGAGGCAATGAAAACCCTGACCGATTTTGAAACGAATTTCTATAACGAATATTTTCCAAAGCGCGCCGTAAAAGGCCCAAGGGCAAGGCCACAGGATTTTGAAGAACCCGCGGCAAAAATGCTGCGCGATAATCCTAATCATGCTTTATGCCGGTTTGCCAAAGATTACGTACGATTACATTATGCTATTGAAGAGCGTGTCACCTCTAATCATATTTATTTCTTTGAGACAAAATATTCCTCTGACTGCTACCGGGATTATACCAAACATCATCAGGGCGAAATAAATTGTAGAGTGCTTCGGGTAAGACGTACCGTTATTAATCATCTTGAGCAGGATATGTCGGAGTTCAGAGGAAAAATGACCAGAGAATCGGTCAACCCTGAATTTATTGAAGTATACAATGCTGAGGGAAGCCCGTTTAGTTCTGCGGCAGGCGAACACTGGACCCCGCTCACCGAGGCGCGCGAAAGCTAATTCTGACTTACTGCCGTAACGCTGTCAGGCGAAATTACTTTAGTTATCTTATCTGCAAAGCTAACTGTTCTCTGCCCGGCACCGCGTCGGGCCACTCCGGGAAATCACCATGTTTGATCGCATCACCGTACTCCTGCCGGTTGAGGGGCTGCTGTTCTGGAAGCTCAGCGGCCGCGAAGCCCTTTCCACCGCCTTTGAACTCACCGTTGACCTGCTCAGCACCGACGCCCGCATCGACCGCAAGTCGCTGCTCGGCCAGCCGATAACCCTGTGTATCCCCACCCAGGGACTGACGGGCACCCGCTGGCTCAACGGCAAAATCACCCAGGTGAAGGTCAACAGCCAGGAGCTGAACGGCACGCGCTATGCGGTCTACCGGCTGCTGATGGAGCCGGACCTGTGGCCGATGAAGCGCGACCGCAACCTGCGCATCTTCCAGAGCCAGACCGCGCCGGCGATTATCAAAACGCTGCTGTCGGAATATGGTGTGACCGTTGAAGACCGGCTGACCGGCCACTACCGCGTCTGGGAATACTGCGTGCAGTACCAGGAAAGCAGCTTTGACTTTATCAGCCGCCTGATGGAGCTGGAGGGGATTTATTATTTCTTCCGCCATGAGCAGGACAAACATACGCTGGTGCTGACGGACAGCGCGCAGCAGCACCAGCCGTACGCGGGCTACGAGGTCATTCCGTATCACGCCACGCCGTCCGGCGGCACCACCAGCGTGGAAGGGATCAGCAACTGGGAGATGGAAGACCGGGTCACGCCGGGTATCTACAGCATCGACGATTACGACTTCCGCAAGCCAAACGCGTGGATGTTCCAGGCGAAACAGAACCCCGCCTCGCCGACGCCGGGGCAGATTGACGTCTACGACTGGCCGGGCCATTTTGTTGACCACGACCACGGCGAGTTCTACGCGAAAATCCGTCAGGAAGTGTGGCAGGTGGAGCATCATCAAATCAGCGCCACCGGCACCGCGCTGGGGCTGGCCCCGGGCAACACCTTTGCGCTGCTGGACGCGCCGTTCTTCAGCGACAACGGCGAGTACCTGACCGTGGGCGCGGAATACGACTTCGAAGAGAACAACTACGCCAGCGGCAACGGCGGCAGCACGAAGCACAATATCGCGATTGACGTTATCCCGTCGGACATCACCTTCCGCGCGCAACCGAAAACCCCGTGGCCGCGCACGCACGGGCCGCAGACGGCAAAAGTGGTGGGGCCAAAAGGGGAGTCGATCTGGACCGACAAATACGGCCGCATCAAGGTGAAGTTCCACTGGGACCGTCTGGCGAAAGGCGACGACACCAGCTCGTGCTGGGTGCGCGTGTCGAGCGCGTGGGCGGGCCAGGGCTTTGGTGGGGTACAGATCCCGCGCGTCAACGACGAGGTGGTGATCGACTTTATCAACGGCGATCCGGACCGGCCGATCGTTACCGGCCGCGTCTACAACGAAGCGAGCATGCCGCCGTGGGCGCTGCCGGGCGCGGCGACGCAGATGGGCTTTCTGAGCCGCTCGAAGGACGGCTCGCCGGACAATGCCAACGCGCTGCGCTTTGAGGACAAGGCGGGAGAGGAGCAGGTGTGGATCCAGGCGCAAAAGAATATGGATACCAACGTCAAGGCGGACGCGACGCACGTTGTTGGGAAAAATCATAACCACTATGTGGGTGAGAACGAGGAACATCGCGTTGAGGCCAGCCGCCTGCACGGTGTCAAAGTTGACGAAACGATCCTCACCGGCAGTAAAAAAACCGATGCCGCTGTGGATGAATATGTGCTGGCGTCAGGCACCAAATTGCGTTTAGTCTGCGGTAACAGCGCAATTGAACTGACGGCGGCAGGACAGATCAATATGATCGGTAAGGGCTTTAATATCTTTGTGGAAGGGCAGGGATACATTAATACCAGCGGTGGCAAGCTGAACCTGAATGATGGCACGGGAGCGGCAACTTCAGCGCCTGGTAATAACCACAAAAAAGATATTCACAGTGCCGTGGAGGCGCTGTTCCCGGCAAAAAAGGGAAGTAAGGGGGCTAAGGAAACGGTTAAGGTAGCAAAAATATCATCCGCAAGTAAAAATCATCGACGTGGTGATCTATCTATGAAATATGAAACCGGAAGGACCCCAAATCAATATGCTCAGGCTGCGGCTACAGTATCAAGTGGAGTGAGAGATCCGGGAGGGAAATCATATGGAGCCTATCAACTAGCCTCTTCTAAGAAAGGGGGAAGTCAGGTTCAAAATTTCTTAAAAAATGAAGGTTCAAAATGGAGTGAACAATTCAAAGGGATGGATCCTCAGCAGCCCGGACTTTTTGAATCTAAATGGAAAGAAATTGCAGCTAAAGATCCGGATGAAATGTTCAATGCACAACATGCTTATATTGAAAGAACACATTATCAGCCTGTGATAGATAAGGTACTAAAAAATACGGGTGTTGATCTTTCTTCAAGAAGTTCAGCTGTACAGGACGTGGCTTGGTCGACTTCAGTCCAGCACGGAGCGGCCTCAAAAATTCTTACAGATGCTGTTAATGAAGTAAAAATAACAACTACAGAAAATAGCGCAGACTTTGATAAAAAACTGATTAATCAGGTTTATAAAAACAGGACAGATTATGTGAATAATCTATCCACATTAGATAAAAGTGGCAAAGCTAGTTTAGCTGCAAGGTATGTAAGTGAAAACACTCGTGCGCTCGGAATGTTATCTACAGGAGAATAAAATGAAATTAATTATTTTTTTTGCTTTTATGACCATGGTATCAACACCAGTTATTGCAAATGAAAGCGTTTATTCTAAAAATTTTAATGAATGTATGAGCTCTGCAGAAGGTGTTACTTTGGCAATGAGAGCATGTTACGCTGATGAATCTGCCACGCAGGATAAAAGGCTAAATTTGAATTATAAGCGTTACATAGCAAAGTTGTCTCCTGAAACGAAAAATAATTTCGTCAATGCGCAAAGACTATGGATTAAATTTAGAGATGAAAATTGTTCTGCATTTTCATCTCAAGAAGAAGGTGGGACACTTTCTTCAATTGTTGGTGATAGTTGTTATCTTAAAATGACAACGGAACGGGCAGATGATTTTAAATAAAATAATTTTGGAAAAGTATCAGTTATTATTTATGACAGGGTGTCTGGCATTTATATTTTACTCATCAGCGACGGAAGCGAGTAAGCAATATGGATCTACTGTATTTAACCGTGGAGATTATATATCTCATGAACTGTTTTCAGGAGTCTGGCAAGGTCATGAGGATGAATATTCATCTTTAATGTTAAAGCTAAACCAGAATGGTAACGGGATAAAGGGGCAGTATTGTTACATTACACAAAATGGTAACAGAATAGATTGCCCTGCTGATAACATCAACAATCTTTCCGGTATTATCAAGGGTTCAGTAGCTGAGATAAGTTTTGATTCCTCATTTGGCGGAAAGTCAGGTAAATCAAAACTGACTATAAATGGCAAGGAAATGCGATGGACACTTCTTGCGGAACCTAAAGATGGGGTGTCCTATGCACCCACACACTATACGTTGACCCGTTCGACTGATAAGAATGGAAGTCAGAGTGAAAGCAAAGTATTTATTAATGATAAATTTACTATTAATATTAAAAACAGATGCGGTACGTTCTTAATGCCTTGTGAAGAAATGCTTTATGTTGGTGTAAGGAATAGCGATGGCAGTTCAATCTCACTTTACGGTAAAACGATCTTAAGTAAAAATAACGGAAAAGTGGTCGGCGCAGAGTTTTCTAACGGCAATATAATTTACCATGTGTATTATGATAAGCCTCTTCTTCAGGTTACAAAAAACGGTAAGGTAATCGTCAATCAAACAGGTATCTGGAAAAATGACAACTAAGGCACTTTTCTATATAGTAGCCGTGATTTTAACAATTTTCAGTCCCTGGTCTTTCGCTGATAAAATTTCTCCTGTAACAAAGGCCGACTTTTCTATTTTTATTTCAGGACATAGCCTCTCAATCGGTGACCAATGGAGTGAGAAAACACTAAAGCTCGCTGGCACCGAGAAAAGCAATGAGTTTGTTGGCGATGTGGCTTTTGGCGATGTCAACTATAAGTTTTGGCAACATAATTATCCCGGTTACTCGATATATAGCTCGAATTTTCTTTGGGATAAACAACAGCGAAGTGTGGATTCTTATATTGTTGCGCAAATTAGCCTTGATTCAGCTGTTATAGTAACTTATCGAGGTGTCAAAGTTGGTGACAGTAAAAATAAAGTGGTAGATAAATATGGGGCGGGAATTATTGATGACAGCGAAGAACGGCACTCGCTGGTTTATGAGAGTGATGATAAGCGTATAGCCTTTCAAATCGAAAATGGTAAAGTTAGCTATATCACCCTACTTTTAAAAAAAACTGAATGATTTATATTTCGTAACTATATCAGATAAGTCGGGCTAAATTTTAAACAACACATATCTCACTCTGCTAAATCCAGGGGATTAAAATTAAGATTTTATTTCTGTGTTGAATTCAAAAATCTCAATTCATTTATGTACGTGACCAAAAATGGCGATACGGTTCAAAACTGGGTAAATAAATATCGGTTGCATGAAACGGATACCGGCATAGCTCCCGATTATTTTAAAACGCATAGCTGAACCCGTACAAATAACCGATTGATTAATGCCAGCTACGGCTACATTCAGCAACTACTCCACTCATTCAAAAAGAGTTTTTATGCAATACCATTTGAACGAAGGATCATTTTCACTTGCCGGCAATGACTGGCTGGATAACAGCATGAACGTACTGCGTGATGATGCTAACGGGATCACCGTGATCGTTAGCCGTGGTCCCATCCCGGAAGACAGCGATTTCGAGCAGGAATTTCATCGCCAGTGGGACAGTATGCGTTCTCAGATGACGAAGCTGCAACAGTCAGAATTTACTCGCGTCAGCGTGGGGGCTCGTCAGCATATTCGTGGCGTAGAGGTCAGCAGCCAGTTTGAACGCAACGGACAGATGCTCTGTCAGCATCAGCTGGCAGTCCAGGCAGAAGGCAAGGCTGTTTTAATGGTTTTCACTTACTCAGCGCTGCGCCAGTTCAGTGAAGGCGATCAAACACGCTGGGATGCGTTAAAAAGCACGCTGAATTTACAGCCAGGACAGGATGCCTGATATATGAGTAATAAACCTGCTGCCCGTATGGGTGACGATCTCATCCACTCCAGCATGCTGGCAGATATCGCCAGTATTGTGGTGGAAGGTGCGGCCTACGCCGCTATTGGTGCGGCTGTGGGCGTAGCCGCTGCGGCTGCGGCACCGCTTGCCGGGGCAGGAGCTGTAGCGGCCGGACTGGCTACTGTCGGCTCAAGCTGCGTGCTTAGCGGCATTATTGGCGGGCTGTTGGCGAATATGGCTGGCGTAACGGATGACATCGCTTCTGCTGCCAGTGGCGTGGGCGATTTCCTTTTTCCACCCTCGGTCAGCGGTAAAATCACCAGCGGCTCTTCCAACGTGCTGACCAATAATAAGATGGCGGCCCGCGCTGCGGCGCAGCTATTGCCGCCTGCCGTTACCGTACCGGAAAGCCAGTCGCCGATGAGCTTTCTGGATTATGGAAGTGAACTGTTAGGCAGCGTCGGGCAGATAGCTAACTCGTTCTGGCAACCGACGGTCGCCTCTGCTGTTGCTAATGCCAGGCCAACGCAGCAGGATACCGTCCTTTGCGATAAACATTCCGGCCCGCAATTTATGGCCGAAGGTTCCTCAACAGTCCTGATTAACGGTCAGCCAGCGATCCGTGCAGGCGACAGGTCAACCTGCGAAGCCACCGTGGCGGATACCGTCTCTCCCGATGTGATTATCGGTGGCGGCAGCGTAGTGGTTCGCGAGATCAAAAGCGGTAAAACCCCCGGGTTGGCGCTGGCAATGATGCTGCTGCCGCTGCTCAGAGGACGACCGGGCGCAGTGCTGCGCAATATGCCCTGCATGGTGGCCGGAGCGGTTGGCGGGATGGCCGCCGATATGCTGGTTAACGCAACGTTCTCATCTTCCAACCCGGTACACGCAGCAACCGGCGTGAAAGTATTGAATGATGACAACGACCTGGATTTCAGCCTGCCGGGACGCTTTCCGCTACGCTGGCAGCGTAATTACAACAGCCGCTCAACTCTGGAAGGGCTGTTTGGCCGCGGCTGGAGCACGGTTTTTGATACGCGGCTGGAAGTAAATGGCGAGGAGTGCCTGTGGTTTGATGAGTTTGGTCGTGAACTGCGTTTCACATTACCCGCTGAAAACGAACCGCTCTACAGCCCGGCGGATGGGCTTATCTTCCGACGCGGGCCTGGCGGTGAACTGGCTATCGCCGACGCTGACGGCAGCGTCTGGCGTCTCTATCGGCCAGTGCGTAGCGAGCCCTCGCAGCTGAAGCTGGCCTCGCTGAGCGATGAATACGGCAACATGCTGGAGATCGATTACGACGAGACTGGCCGTCCGGTTCGTAT is a window from the Pantoea sp. CCBC3-3-1 genome containing:
- a CDS encoding serine/threonine-protein kinase, which encodes MSEQDKPRAIHNALPVGYRFNEFEIKEVIGGGGFGIVYRAWDHQLERTIAIKEFMPASLAVRNDDLTLVLRSERFSKTFHAGLNSFIQEARLLARFNHPNLLHVLRFWVQNDTAYMGTAFYSGTTLSQLHNLRPEMISEAWIRCLLPPLFGAINTIHQEGYLHRDISLDNIQIQENGVPVLLDFGSARKAIGNLSDETETMLKPGFAPIEQYSDDNESEQGTWTDIYALGAVLHTLIVGAPPPVSVVRSIEDNYQPLVQLKPEGYSLPLLHAIDRALALQPEDRPQTVDQLAALMELSPGDINEIFEVKVSGPGTMLVPVAEEEAAAASKTAGLKRFMVPGLIAAGVLVGIGVGALIAGGGSDDQPQTASTTETARPPAASQAPAATASTAAPAAQHNEPAAPPPPPEPVAQIYIKLLPGDEVAMNGNPQALVPSPNGFAMLQLPPGDYRFSISNGGHTRAQSITVDKEGVWLLNPQS
- the tssH gene encoding type VI secretion system ATPase TssH, giving the protein MSEISRAVLFGKLDTLLFTSLESATAFCKLRGNPYVELVHWLHQLMQQQDGDLQQLIRHFSLDEDALTRDIVAALDRLPRGASAVSDLSEHIDSAVERAWVYGSLKFGVQQIRGGHLLIGMLKTFNLANLLKGISSQFSRISADALLEQFDSVFANSKEAQQVTAAPRQTDGAVPQQQSTLAQYAQDLTARAREGKIDPVAGRDEEIRQMVDILMRRRQNNPLLTGEAGVGKTAVVEGLALRMAAGDVPEPLQNVQLWLLDIGMLQAGAGMKGEFEARLQALINEVQSSPTPIILFIDEIHTLVGAGGQQGTGDAANLLKPALARGQLRTIGATTWAEYKKYIEKDPALTRRFQTVQVQEPDEEKALLMLRSTVSPLEKHHRVLLLDEAVAAAVKLSHRYIPARQLPDKAVALLDTACARVAVSQSAQPPQLEDCLHRIHALEIEKEIAEREAKVAIGDAARVTRLNEQLAELAVQRDELTHRWQSERELVDGIIALRAQLHGDEAEDIAAIHQQLAERQQQLKALQGEAPLLFAAVEANVVAAVVSDWTGIPLGRMVKNEIEAVLKLADTLNERVIGQRHGLDLIAKRVRTSRAKLDDPNKPVGVFMLCGPSGVGKTETALALAETLYGGEQNIITINMSEFQEAHTVSTLKGAPPGYVGYGEGGVLTEAVRRRPYSVVLLDEIEKAHPDVHEIFFQVFDKGWMEDGEGRHIDFRNTLIILTSNVGTQLISAMCADPDLMPEPDALAGALRAPLLEVFPPALLGRLLVVPYYPLSDEMLASIVRLQLKRVQRRLEQNHGITSEVDDSVIDLIVQRCTEVESGGRMVDAILTNTLLPQMSQMLLVASSNEEHYKRLRVSLHDGEFQCQFEA
- a CDS encoding type VI secretion system Vgr family protein, with amino-acid sequence MFDRITVLLPVEGLLFWKLSGREALSTAFELTVDLLSTDARIDRKSLLGQPITLCIPTQGLTGTRWLNGKITQVKVNSQELNGTRYAVYRLLMEPDLWPMKRDRNLRIFQSQTAPAIIKTLLSEYGVTVEDRLTGHYRVWEYCVQYQESSFDFISRLMELEGIYYFFRHEQDKHTLVLTDSAQQHQPYAGYEVIPYHATPSGGTTSVEGISNWEMEDRVTPGIYSIDDYDFRKPNAWMFQAKQNPASPTPGQIDVYDWPGHFVDHDHGEFYAKIRQEVWQVEHHQISATGTALGLAPGNTFALLDAPFFSDNGEYLTVGAEYDFEENNYASGNGGSTKHNIAIDVIPSDITFRAQPKTPWPRTHGPQTAKVVGPKGESIWTDKYGRIKVKFHWDRLAKGDDTSSCWVRVSSAWAGQGFGGVQIPRVNDEVVIDFINGDPDRPIVTGRVYNEASMPPWALPGAATQMGFLSRSKDGSPDNANALRFEDKAGEEQVWIQAQKNMDTNVKADATHVVGKNHNHYVGENEEHRVEASRLHGVKVDETILTGSKKTDAAVDEYVLASGTKLRLVCGNSAIELTAAGQINMIGKGFNIFVEGQGYINTSGGKLNLNDGTGAATSAPGNNHKKDIHSAVEALFPAKKGSKGAKETVKVAKISSASKNHRRGDLSMKYETGRTPNQYAQAAATVSSGVRDPGGKSYGAYQLASSKKGGSQVQNFLKNEGSKWSEQFKGMDPQQPGLFESKWKEIAAKDPDEMFNAQHAYIERTHYQPVIDKVLKNTGVDLSSRSSAVQDVAWSTSVQHGAASKILTDAVNEVKITTTENSADFDKKLINQVYKNRTDYVNNLSTLDKSGKASLAARYVSENTRALGMLSTGE
- a CDS encoding lysozyme inhibitor LprI family protein, coding for MKLIIFFAFMTMVSTPVIANESVYSKNFNECMSSAEGVTLAMRACYADESATQDKRLNLNYKRYIAKLSPETKNNFVNAQRLWIKFRDENCSAFSSQEEGGTLSSIVGDSCYLKMTTERADDFK
- a CDS encoding DcrB-related protein, whose amino-acid sequence is MQYHLNEGSFSLAGNDWLDNSMNVLRDDANGITVIVSRGPIPEDSDFEQEFHRQWDSMRSQMTKLQQSEFTRVSVGARQHIRGVEVSSQFERNGQMLCQHQLAVQAEGKAVLMVFTYSALRQFSEGDQTRWDALKSTLNLQPGQDA